The following proteins are co-located in the Campylobacter concisus genome:
- a CDS encoding OmpP1/FadL family transporter, whose product MKKVLLSIIATSTLLNAGGYKVPEQSADSLGLAASNVAFSFGADAAYFNPANMMFLDGRHHIESTLGWFHINKLEFKSDSGKSYKSEKFDSLAGTFSFVTPEIYENWKFGLALAVPAAVGVSWEDPATAFTAKRFKLQVVELNPTVAYRINDKLAVALGARGVYTKGKIASDFGRIGYREIKGDGMGYGYNVALTYRPIEDLSFAVTYRSNVNLDIKGHTDADFNGALSPISYHGKTKVEIPLPAQLVLATGYKFSDFTLLLAFERTYWSKFKGYDFEYMDKGPAHSHPAFARFMDDPVIKNAKDTNTYRLGLAYDVNEKFRLMAGFAYDEDITSSKHTGLELPNTTSKVYSFGVNYKFTPNLEMALGYVYQHRDKKRATGITNSIATKMSGEFDTGTIQILGTTFKYTF is encoded by the coding sequence ATGAAAAAAGTGCTATTAAGCATTATTGCAACATCTACTTTGCTAAATGCTGGAGGTTATAAAGTTCCTGAGCAAAGTGCTGATTCTTTAGGTCTTGCTGCTAGTAACGTAGCCTTTAGTTTTGGGGCTGATGCGGCATATTTTAACCCTGCAAATATGATGTTTTTAGATGGACGCCATCACATAGAAAGTACCCTTGGCTGGTTTCATATAAATAAGCTCGAGTTTAAAAGTGATAGTGGCAAAAGCTACAAGTCAGAAAAATTTGACTCACTAGCTGGTACATTTAGTTTTGTAACGCCAGAAATTTATGAAAACTGGAAATTCGGTTTAGCTCTTGCCGTTCCTGCTGCTGTTGGTGTATCGTGGGAGGATCCAGCTACCGCATTTACCGCTAAAAGGTTTAAGCTGCAAGTTGTTGAGTTAAATCCAACTGTGGCTTACCGCATAAATGATAAACTTGCCGTTGCTCTTGGTGCTAGAGGTGTTTACACCAAAGGTAAGATAGCAAGTGACTTCGGACGAATAGGCTACAGAGAGATAAAAGGCGATGGTATGGGCTATGGCTACAATGTTGCGCTTACTTATAGACCTATTGAGGATTTGAGCTTTGCTGTTACTTACCGCTCAAATGTAAATTTAGATATCAAAGGCCATACAGATGCTGATTTTAACGGAGCGCTATCTCCTATAAGCTATCATGGCAAAACAAAAGTTGAGATCCCACTTCCTGCACAGCTTGTACTTGCAACTGGATATAAATTTAGCGACTTTACTCTTTTACTAGCTTTTGAGAGGACGTATTGGTCTAAATTTAAAGGCTATGACTTTGAATACATGGATAAAGGTCCAGCTCACTCGCATCCAGCTTTTGCAAGATTCATGGACGATCCAGTCATAAAAAATGCAAAAGATACTAATACATATAGACTAGGTCTTGCCTACGACGTAAATGAAAAATTTAGACTAATGGCTGGCTTTGCTTATGATGAAGACATTACAAGTAGTAAGCATACTGGCTTAGAGCTTCCAAATACTACGTCTAAGGTATATTCTTTTGGAGTAAATTATAAATTTACACCAAATCTTGAAATGGCACTTGGATATGTTTATCAACACCGTGATAAGAAGCGTGCGACAGGTATTACCAACAGTATTGCTACAAAAATGTCAGGGGAATTTGATACTGGTACGATCCAAATCCTTGGTACGACTTTTAAATATACATTTTAG
- the nfo gene encoding deoxyribonuclease IV has translation MRYIGAHVSAAGGVFNAPLNAAKIGANAFALFTKNQRQWNAKELSASEIEQFKENLKISGISTKHVLPHSSYLINLGHPDEEARAKSLEVFVDEIDRASKLGLELLNFHPGSHLKQISEKECLDNIANCMNVALKRTSGVKLVIENTAAQGSNLGFSFKQIAYLIERVDDESRVGVCFDTCHAFAAGYDLRSKEAYAKTMGEFDAIIGYKFLSGMHLNDAKFGLGSKKDRHESLGKGELGFSAFKNIINDDKIGEIPLILETIDESIWEDEIKILRNFEKEKL, from the coding sequence ATGAGATACATCGGAGCTCACGTAAGTGCGGCTGGAGGCGTGTTTAACGCTCCGTTAAATGCTGCAAAAATAGGAGCAAATGCCTTTGCTCTTTTTACAAAAAATCAACGCCAGTGGAATGCAAAAGAGCTAAGTGCTAGTGAAATAGAGCAGTTTAAAGAAAATCTAAAAATTTCTGGCATAAGCACAAAGCATGTTTTGCCACACAGTAGTTACTTGATAAATTTAGGCCATCCAGATGAGGAGGCAAGAGCAAAGTCGCTTGAAGTCTTTGTGGATGAGATAGATCGCGCCAGTAAGCTTGGGCTAGAGCTTTTAAATTTTCATCCAGGCTCACATCTAAAACAAATAAGTGAAAAAGAGTGCTTAGATAATATCGCAAACTGCATGAATGTGGCACTTAAACGCACAAGCGGTGTAAAGCTAGTCATCGAAAATACAGCTGCACAAGGCTCAAATTTAGGCTTTAGTTTTAAGCAGATTGCTTATTTGATAGAGCGAGTAGACGATGAGAGTAGGGTTGGTGTTTGCTTTGATACCTGTCACGCATTTGCTGCTGGATATGATCTAAGAAGTAAAGAGGCCTACGCCAAAACTATGGGGGAATTTGATGCGATCATTGGCTATAAATTTTTATCTGGCATGCATTTAAATGATGCAAAATTTGGACTTGGCTCGAAAAAAGATAGGCACGAGAGCCTTGGCAAGGGTGAGCTTGGATTTAGTGCTTTTAAAAATATAATAAATGATGATAAAATAGGCGAAATTCCTTTAATATTAGAGACGATTGACGAGAGTATTTGGGAAGACGAGATAAAAATTTTAAGAAATTTCGAAAAGGAAAAACTATGA
- a CDS encoding manganese efflux pump MntP family protein, with translation MELLLLSFALSMDSAALNMANGARYKNLVLSKILFIAFMLGFFQFLMPLLGYFLGISFAKFISSIDHFIAFFILCFLGFKMLKEACSSEAGESLGMDLKTIFIGAFATSIDALAIGVTLSFEAVNVFESALIIGVVCFALSLIAFYIGKFMGEILKKKALFLGGAILIFLGFKILITHLIESGTVQ, from the coding sequence ATGGAACTTTTACTTCTTAGCTTTGCTCTTAGCATGGATAGTGCGGCACTAAATATGGCAAATGGTGCAAGGTATAAAAATTTGGTTCTTAGCAAAATTTTATTTATAGCTTTTATGCTTGGCTTTTTTCAGTTTCTCATGCCGCTTCTTGGCTATTTCCTGGGTATTAGCTTTGCTAAATTTATAAGCTCTATCGATCACTTCATCGCATTTTTTATACTCTGTTTTCTTGGCTTTAAAATGCTAAAAGAGGCCTGTAGTAGCGAAGCGGGCGAGTCATTGGGCATGGATCTTAAGACCATTTTTATAGGCGCATTTGCCACGAGCATAGACGCACTTGCCATTGGTGTCACGCTTAGTTTTGAAGCGGTTAATGTATTTGAGAGTGCGCTCATCATCGGTGTAGTCTGCTTTGCATTAAGTTTGATTGCTTTTTATATAGGTAAATTTATGGGTGAAATTTTAAAGAAAAAGGCGCTCTTTTTGGGAGGAGCGATATTAATTTTTCTAGGTTTTAAAATTTTAATAACGCATTTAATTGAAAGCGGCACAGTTCAATAA
- a CDS encoding DUF4197 domain-containing protein encodes MKRSLVILFGALALNLQAASMDDMINKGVKIATHASSGDYKSLVSEALNAAVSELSKEGFTNNATAKIPLPKSLEMASNLAKKVGGEKWAQDLSKSINNAATTAVPKAAEIFSESIKNMSEADIKKLFNGGSDSVTKYLQQSSSQKLKAAFTPIIEKMMSDNSFATAYNGLNSFIGGSAKNNETIKSVKSLAKNLGASEYVPYDGEDLNAYITRKTLDGLFNVMSEKEKGLRSGFSLDSGKKVLDSIFK; translated from the coding sequence ATGAAAAGATCTCTTGTTATTCTTTTTGGTGCGCTTGCTTTAAATTTACAAGCTGCAAGCATGGACGATATGATAAATAAAGGTGTCAAAATCGCCACTCACGCATCAAGCGGCGATTATAAAAGCTTAGTTAGCGAGGCACTAAATGCAGCCGTTAGTGAGCTTTCGAAAGAGGGCTTTACAAACAATGCCACAGCTAAAATCCCACTCCCAAAAAGCCTTGAGATGGCGTCAAATTTAGCCAAAAAAGTAGGTGGCGAAAAGTGGGCGCAGGACCTTAGTAAGTCGATAAACAACGCTGCAACCACGGCCGTGCCGAAGGCTGCTGAAATTTTTAGTGAGAGCATAAAAAATATGAGCGAGGCCGATATCAAAAAGCTCTTTAACGGCGGCAGTGACAGCGTTACGAAGTATTTGCAACAAAGCTCCAGTCAAAAGCTAAAGGCCGCTTTTACGCCGATAATTGAAAAAATGATGAGCGATAATAGCTTTGCGACCGCGTATAATGGTCTAAATTCTTTCATCGGCGGCTCAGCAAAAAACAACGAAACGATAAAATCAGTAAAGAGCCTAGCTAAAAATTTAGGCGCAAGCGAGTATGTGCCATATGACGGTGAGGATCTAAACGCCTACATCACGAGAAAGACGCTAGATGGGCTATTTAACGTCATGAGCGAGAAGGAAAAGGGGCTAAGAAGTGGCTTTAGCCTAGATAGCGGTAAAAAGGTGCTAGACTCGATCTTTAAATGA
- a CDS encoding DMT family transporter, with product MRNLTAQNKADIALIVIAVVWGATFLPMANALKTNGVFVMLFCRFFISAIFMGLIAFKFSKIFDKKSVVYGTILGVVLFGSFVAQTYALKLTFSSSVAFITGLECVIVPFMTALIFKNKITIFAIFGALIAIFGLWLLSGATLALGSGEALALLCAIFYALYTSLNGHFVRKCELYLLVFVVFLTVSLLSFVFAFIEGSVAPNYDREFFIAIFITAFIGTIFCYFVQTIAQRYTTASKAALFFCLEPVSAGFIGYFFAGEKLTLIQIFGAILIIFGVIFSEFGKKFFSRSKLA from the coding sequence ATGAGAAATTTGACCGCTCAAAACAAAGCTGACATCGCTCTTATCGTAATTGCCGTCGTTTGGGGCGCTACGTTTTTACCCATGGCAAACGCGCTAAAGACAAATGGCGTCTTTGTCATGCTTTTTTGTAGATTTTTTATTTCCGCTATCTTTATGGGACTTATAGCATTTAAATTTTCTAAAATTTTTGATAAAAAAAGTGTAGTTTACGGCACCATTCTTGGCGTAGTTCTCTTTGGCTCATTTGTTGCTCAAACTTACGCTCTAAAGCTTACTTTTAGCTCAAGTGTTGCCTTTATTACAGGGCTTGAGTGTGTGATCGTGCCTTTTATGACAGCACTCATTTTTAAAAATAAAATAACCATTTTTGCTATTTTTGGTGCGCTTATTGCTATTTTTGGGCTTTGGCTCTTAAGTGGCGCTACGCTAGCACTTGGGAGCGGCGAGGCACTTGCCCTACTTTGTGCCATATTTTACGCACTGTACACGAGCTTAAATGGCCACTTTGTAAGAAAATGTGAGCTTTATCTACTCGTATTTGTAGTATTTCTCACCGTCTCTTTACTCTCATTTGTCTTTGCATTTATTGAAGGTAGTGTGGCGCCAAATTACGATAGGGAATTTTTTATAGCAATTTTTATCACTGCATTTATTGGCACCATTTTTTGCTACTTTGTACAAACCATCGCTCAAAGATATACAACAGCCAGCAAAGCAGCTTTATTTTTCTGTCTTGAGCCAGTTTCTGCTGGCTTTATCGGCTATTTTTTCGCTGGTGAAAAGCTCACACTCATACAAATTTTTGGCGCGATCTTAATAATCTTTGGAGTTATTTTTAGCGAATTTGGTAAAAAATTTTTCTCCAGATCAAAACTAGCTTAA
- a CDS encoding class I SAM-dependent methyltransferase has translation MQNLWDKKASNYQRFDGKVSAIQQQIFAKALAWGVDFSGKEILDIGCGTGVWTIFLSKTAKNITGIDSSEKMIEILNEDAKRFGVTNLTSEVCSWREFKPTKRFDIAICTMSPAIASDEDFLKFQNCAKQKLYLGWDKPRSSDLLEPFFEKFGRTLSQKNIVNRLEAWLNEQSIAYKSEILNETRIARRSVQEAAENICWHLEINGAKNYDEKVVLAMLKERFDGEFIDEKIESQMKLFVF, from the coding sequence ATGCAAAATTTATGGGATAAAAAGGCGTCAAACTACCAAAGGTTTGATGGCAAAGTAAGTGCTATTCAGCAACAAATTTTTGCTAAAGCCTTAGCTTGGGGAGTTGATTTTAGCGGCAAAGAAATTCTTGATATAGGCTGTGGTACCGGTGTTTGGACGATATTTTTGTCAAAAACTGCAAAAAATATAACTGGCATTGATAGCTCGGAGAAGATGATAGAAATTTTAAATGAGGACGCAAAAAGATTTGGCGTGACAAATTTAACCAGCGAGGTTTGTTCGTGGAGAGAATTTAAGCCCACAAAGCGCTTTGATATCGCTATTTGTACGATGAGCCCAGCCATTGCGAGCGACGAGGATTTTTTGAAATTTCAAAACTGTGCCAAGCAAAAGCTCTATCTTGGCTGGGATAAGCCTAGAAGCTCTGATCTGCTTGAGCCATTTTTTGAAAAATTTGGACGCACTCTCTCTCAAAAAAATATTGTAAATAGACTTGAAGCATGGCTAAATGAGCAGAGTATTGCTTATAAGAGTGAAATTTTAAATGAGACAAGGATCGCTAGACGAAGTGTGCAAGAAGCTGCTGAGAACATCTGCTGGCACCTTGAGATAAACGGGGCCAAAAACTACGATGAAAAGGTGGTTTTAGCGATGTTAAAAGAGAGATTTGACGGCGAGTTTATAGATGAAAAGATAGAGTCGCAGATGAAGCTTTTTGTCTTTTAA
- a CDS encoding acyl-CoA thioesterase has protein sequence MKDFIYKVIIPPQAIDMHGHMNNVYYFTLMQEAAFAHSAAVGDTVEAQYKRGEIWLIRKNEAKYIKSVKLMDEIEIHTYTQAEGKATSCRYFEFKKDDELIATGKTEFVYVDLKTNRPKAIPAEIIALYS, from the coding sequence ATGAAAGATTTTATCTACAAAGTAATAATCCCACCACAAGCCATTGATATGCACGGACACATGAATAATGTCTATTATTTCACTCTTATGCAAGAGGCTGCATTTGCACATTCTGCCGCAGTTGGAGACACGGTCGAGGCGCAGTATAAAAGAGGCGAGATCTGGCTCATTAGAAAAAATGAAGCCAAATATATAAAAAGCGTAAAATTAATGGATGAGATAGAGATTCATACTTACACACAAGCTGAAGGCAAGGCGACTTCGTGTAGATATTTTGAGTTTAAAAAAGATGACGAGCTAATAGCAACTGGCAAGACCGAGTTTGTTTACGTTGATCTAAAAACAAATCGCCCAAAAGCCATTCCAGCTGAGATCATCGCACTTTACTCGTGA
- a CDS encoding Fur family transcriptional regulator — translation MNARNFLEEHSIKATTFRIKLVEILQNAKTPLSYDEILESLNANKTTFYRSIEIFEKKGLVIKTENNHKSYYELANEAKAYFICDVCHKVTNIDMPHLNVAKNIKSAVIKGVCDECDHE, via the coding sequence ATGAATGCAAGAAATTTCTTAGAAGAGCATAGTATCAAGGCAACTACTTTTCGCATAAAGCTCGTTGAAATTTTGCAAAATGCCAAAACTCCATTAAGCTATGATGAAATTTTAGAAAGCCTTAATGCAAATAAAACTACTTTTTATAGAAGTATAGAAATTTTTGAAAAAAAGGGCCTTGTCATAAAAACCGAAAATAATCATAAAAGCTACTACGAACTAGCAAATGAGGCAAAAGCGTACTTTATCTGCGATGTCTGTCATAAAGTCACAAACATCGATATGCCCCATCTAAACGTCGCTAAAAATATAAAAAGCGCCGTGATAAAAGGCGTTTGCGACGAGTGTGATCACGAGTAA
- a CDS encoding metal ABC transporter solute-binding protein, Zn/Mn family, whose amino-acid sequence MRKIFVFLAVCALSLFAKPVVTTSILPTKFFVEQIAGDTLSVNTMVGKGADPHTYEPKPKQMKELEKSELYFAIGIEFEDTWLERFSKSFKNLHIVKTQEGIEKIAMSDEHEHHEHHEHHEHKHEGEHKHEHHEHHDHDHEADEHHHHHHDGLDPHIWLDPVLVKTQADNIAKALIEKFPQNAKLYEENLAKFKASLDELDGFIKNTLKDVKTREFIVYHPSWGYFAKRYNLEQIAIEIEGKEPKPAELKELIEEAKEHGVKVIFVAPQFPTKAANLVAKETGSKVISIDQLPENWLDEMKKTAEIFAKSL is encoded by the coding sequence GTGAGAAAGATTTTTGTTTTTTTAGCAGTTTGCGCTTTGTCACTTTTTGCAAAGCCAGTTGTTACGACTAGCATATTGCCTACAAAATTTTTTGTTGAGCAGATCGCTGGTGATACACTAAGCGTAAATACAATGGTTGGCAAAGGTGCTGATCCGCACACTTATGAGCCAAAGCCAAAACAGATGAAGGAGCTTGAAAAGAGCGAGCTTTACTTTGCTATTGGTATTGAGTTTGAAGATACTTGGCTAGAGCGTTTTTCAAAATCTTTTAAAAACTTACACATTGTAAAAACACAAGAAGGTATCGAAAAGATAGCTATGAGTGATGAACACGAACATCATGAACACCATGAACATCACGAGCACAAGCACGAGGGCGAGCATAAACATGAACATCACGAGCATCATGACCATGACCACGAAGCTGACGAACATCATCACCATCATCATGATGGCCTTGATCCACACATTTGGCTTGATCCGGTTTTAGTAAAAACTCAAGCTGATAATATAGCTAAGGCGCTAATAGAGAAATTCCCGCAAAATGCAAAGCTTTATGAGGAGAATTTGGCTAAATTTAAAGCTAGCCTTGACGAGCTTGATGGCTTTATCAAAAATACTCTAAAAGATGTTAAAACTCGCGAATTTATCGTATATCACCCATCTTGGGGATATTTTGCAAAACGCTATAACTTAGAGCAAATCGCTATCGAGATAGAGGGCAAAGAGCCAAAGCCAGCTGAGCTAAAAGAGCTCATCGAAGAGGCTAAAGAGCACGGTGTAAAGGTTATTTTCGTGGCTCCGCAGTTTCCAACAAAGGCTGCAAATTTAGTAGCAAAAGAGACTGGCTCAAAGGTCATAAGCATTGATCAGCTCCCAGAAAATTGGCTAGATGAGATGAAAAAAACAGCAGAAATTTTTGCTAAGAGTCTATAA
- a CDS encoding nickel/cobalt transporter — translation MLARLIVIYFFAINAFGCALCSLYSPTAHVSVKFDSNENNITTIAFSWTFSQNFSELMRQNFDLNQDEKIDESEIKKIRLNLLDYLVPRHYLTNIEYFYKDENATKLELNLKKYKLYFDEGRLKFDVSFKTNLLIKDGFVVSVEMDDKEGYFNFKFTQNNAFLVSDQFWTIPNPNANLIFFTFSSKAAAKAHNEKPALKELLKEPNSVNFEDENLSQIDKIDEAKFDLVSKTSLNMLDRLKQILRNFDQKSPLTLLFLALISFGYGFLHAASAGHGKVLTSSYFAATGGSYAKAFFFSLKIGFLHVVGAFIFVLASFMMLREISSDLTKDTASVTTAFSGVIIFFVAIFMLYKKVKIYLSGKKELNKFYIFSSSLSQNLSKNTKFTSDCGCNICTTKKPKSKEEWLVAAAAALIPCPGTILVFVLANELGSYFAGVISGVFMALGMSAVIFLAAVFGAKINESTNIKLKKFKIYAEFMALSVMLWLGLFIFTTTFTQKSLF, via the coding sequence ATGTTAGCACGCCTGATTGTTATTTACTTCTTTGCTATAAATGCCTTCGGGTGTGCCCTTTGCTCGCTTTATAGCCCGACCGCTCACGTGAGCGTAAAATTTGACTCAAACGAAAACAATATCACTACAATTGCTTTTTCATGGACATTTTCACAAAATTTCTCAGAGCTTATGAGGCAAAATTTTGACCTAAATCAGGATGAAAAGATAGATGAAAGCGAGATCAAAAAGATCCGCTTAAATTTACTTGATTATCTTGTACCAAGGCACTATTTAACGAATATCGAGTACTTTTACAAAGATGAAAATGCTACAAAGCTTGAGCTAAATTTAAAAAAGTATAAACTCTATTTTGATGAGGGCAGATTAAAATTTGACGTTAGTTTTAAGACAAATTTGCTTATCAAAGATGGCTTTGTGGTGTCTGTCGAAATGGACGATAAAGAGGGATATTTTAATTTTAAATTTACACAAAACAACGCATTTTTGGTATCAGATCAGTTTTGGACGATACCAAATCCAAATGCAAATTTAATATTTTTTACATTTTCAAGTAAGGCTGCAGCCAAAGCTCATAACGAAAAGCCTGCATTAAAAGAGCTTCTAAAAGAGCCAAACTCAGTAAATTTTGAAGATGAAAATTTAAGCCAGATCGATAAGATCGATGAAGCTAAGTTTGATCTTGTTTCAAAAACAAGTCTAAATATGCTTGATAGATTAAAGCAAATTCTAAGAAATTTTGATCAAAAAAGTCCGCTGACTCTGCTATTTTTAGCGCTCATATCATTTGGTTATGGCTTTTTACACGCTGCATCTGCGGGACATGGCAAGGTGCTTACAAGCTCTTATTTTGCCGCGACTGGCGGAAGCTACGCCAAAGCCTTTTTCTTCTCTTTAAAGATCGGATTTTTACATGTTGTGGGTGCGTTTATTTTTGTGCTTGCTAGTTTTATGATGTTGCGTGAGATCAGTAGCGATCTGACAAAAGATACAGCAAGCGTTACGACAGCATTTTCTGGCGTTATTATCTTTTTTGTAGCGATTTTTATGCTTTATAAAAAGGTCAAAATTTATCTTTCAGGCAAAAAAGAGTTAAATAAATTTTATATTTTTAGCTCAAGTTTAAGCCAAAATTTGAGTAAAAATACAAAATTTACTAGCGACTGTGGCTGTAATATCTGTACTACAAAAAAACCAAAAAGCAAAGAAGAATGGCTGGTTGCAGCTGCTGCGGCACTTATTCCTTGTCCTGGTACGATACTTGTCTTTGTGCTAGCAAATGAGCTAGGCAGCTACTTTGCAGGCGTTATAAGTGGCGTATTTATGGCACTTGGCATGAGCGCAGTGATATTTTTAGCGGCTGTTTTTGGAGCCAAGATAAATGAGAGCACAAACATTAAGCTAAAAAAGTTTAAAATCTATGCCGAATTTATGGCTCTTAGCGTTATGCTTTGGCTTGGACTTTTTATTTTTACTACGACATTTACGCAAAAGAGTCTGTTTTGA
- a CDS encoding metal ABC transporter ATP-binding protein yields MKEIIKIRNLNFSYDKQVVLEGINLDYSSDEFLAIIGPNGGGKSTLLKLILGLLKPQSGEIKLFGKEPSEVSKFIGYVPQNFLSNQSFPMMVLEVVLMGLIDKKIFGFYSQAEKQMALAALEKVGMKEFASARIGELSGGQRQRVYIARALCANAKVLVLDEPTASIDTKGQAEIYEILKNINASGVGVVLVSHDLNIVLNYATKIAYVSKNLHIHKTHEDTAKREFIEHLAKSHSHFCDVEIALGECECKIKSNVFKLKR; encoded by the coding sequence TTGAAAGAAATTATAAAAATTAGAAATTTAAACTTTAGCTACGATAAGCAAGTGGTTTTAGAAGGTATCAATTTAGATTATAGTAGCGATGAGTTTTTAGCTATTATCGGTCCAAATGGTGGTGGCAAAAGTACACTTTTAAAGCTTATCTTAGGGCTGCTTAAGCCTCAAAGTGGCGAGATAAAGCTCTTTGGAAAAGAGCCAAGCGAAGTCAGTAAATTTATAGGCTATGTGCCTCAAAATTTTCTCTCAAATCAAAGCTTTCCGATGATGGTTTTAGAAGTAGTTTTAATGGGGCTAATTGATAAAAAAATTTTTGGTTTTTACTCGCAAGCTGAGAAACAAATGGCTCTTGCAGCCCTTGAGAAAGTTGGCATGAAAGAATTTGCAAGCGCTAGAATTGGTGAGCTAAGCGGTGGTCAAAGACAGCGTGTATATATCGCAAGAGCGCTTTGTGCAAATGCAAAGGTCCTCGTTTTAGACGAGCCGACAGCTAGTATCGATACAAAGGGTCAGGCTGAAATTTATGAAATTTTAAAAAATATAAATGCAAGTGGTGTTGGTGTAGTTTTGGTAAGTCACGATCTAAATATCGTGCTAAATTATGCTACAAAAATCGCCTATGTGAGTAAAAATTTACATATTCATAAAACTCATGAAGATACTGCAAAAAGAGAATTTATAGAGCATTTAGCAAAATCTCATAGCCATTTTTGCGATGTCGAGATCGCACTTGGCGAATGTGAGTGCAAAATCAAAAGTAATGTTTTTAAGCTAAAGAGATAA
- a CDS encoding metal ABC transporter permease, protein MSEILELNFMQNAFIAGILVSIICGLIGSLVVINKMTFIAGGIAHGAYGGIGLAFFFSLEPLLGASIFSLFLALIIATITLKDKTNIDSVIGAIWAFGMAIGIIFIDLTPGYNADLMSYLFGSILAVSGQDITFMSILDILFLALIALFYRQFVAISFDAEFAKLRGVNTTFFHYLLVCMMALCVVATIRVVGLILVIALLTIPPYLAQIFAKRLGLMMLISTIFSVVFCFSGLFISFYFNLTGGASIILVASLCFFAFCFKFKSLRQ, encoded by the coding sequence ATGAGTGAAATTTTAGAGTTAAATTTTATGCAAAATGCCTTTATTGCTGGCATTTTAGTTAGTATCATTTGTGGGCTCATAGGCTCGCTCGTTGTTATAAATAAAATGACTTTTATCGCTGGTGGTATCGCGCACGGAGCATATGGCGGCATAGGACTTGCCTTTTTCTTCTCGCTCGAACCACTTCTTGGAGCTAGTATATTCTCACTCTTTTTAGCCCTTATAATCGCCACTATCACATTAAAAGATAAAACCAACATCGACTCAGTTATTGGTGCTATTTGGGCATTTGGTATGGCTATTGGTATCATTTTTATCGATTTAACTCCGGGATACAATGCCGATCTCATGAGCTATCTTTTTGGCTCTATTTTAGCAGTGAGTGGGCAAGATATAACATTTATGAGTATCTTAGATATCTTATTTTTAGCGCTCATTGCCCTTTTTTATCGTCAATTTGTAGCTATTAGCTTTGACGCAGAGTTTGCAAAGTTGCGCGGCGTAAATACAACATTTTTTCACTATTTATTAGTATGTATGATGGCACTTTGTGTGGTGGCTACGATTCGTGTTGTTGGGCTGATTCTAGTCATCGCTCTTCTTACTATACCGCCATATTTAGCACAAATTTTTGCCAAAAGACTTGGACTGATGATGTTAATCTCTACTATCTTTTCAGTCGTTTTTTGCTTTAGCGGTCTATTTATTAGCTTTTATTTTAACCTAACAGGCGGAGCTAGCATAATCTTAGTTGCTTCACTTTGCTTTTTTGCATTTTGTTTTAAATTTAAAAGCTTACGTCAGTAG